From one bacterium genomic stretch:
- the hisIE gene encoding bifunctional phosphoribosyl-AMP cyclohydrolase/phosphoribosyl-ATP diphosphatase HisIE, with the protein MSDADTIRYDAAGLVTVVAQDAGTGEVLMVAHMTREALERTLATGQAWYWSRSRRQLWRKGETSGHTQRVLEVRGDCDGDAILLKVEQTGAACHTGHRSCFYRNVAPDGRLVEEGGAQAQAARPAGPEILTELAAVLAERRRAPAAGSYTAGLFAEGLARLNEKVMEEAAEVTRAARKETPGRLVEEAADLWFHSLALLVYQGISPSEVFAELARRRR; encoded by the coding sequence ACGATCAGGTACGACGCCGCCGGGCTGGTGACGGTGGTGGCGCAGGACGCCGGCACCGGCGAGGTGCTGATGGTGGCGCACATGACGCGCGAAGCGCTCGAGCGCACGCTCGCCACCGGCCAGGCCTGGTATTGGAGCCGCAGCCGCCGGCAGTTGTGGCGGAAGGGCGAGACCTCGGGCCACACGCAGCGCGTCCTGGAAGTACGAGGGGACTGCGACGGAGACGCTATTCTATTGAAGGTTGAGCAAACCGGCGCGGCCTGCCACACCGGCCATCGGTCGTGTTTCTATAGAAACGTGGCGCCGGACGGGCGGCTCGTGGAGGAGGGCGGCGCGCAGGCCCAGGCCGCGCGGCCGGCCGGCCCGGAGATTCTGACGGAACTCGCCGCCGTCCTCGCCGAGCGCCGCCGGGCGCCCGCGGCCGGGTCCTACACAGCCGGGCTGTTCGCGGAAGGCCTGGCGCGCCTGAATGAGAAAGTCATGGAAGAGGCCGCCGAGGTGACGCGGGCCGCCCGCAAGGAGACCCCCGGCCGGCTCGTGGAAGAAGCCGCCGATCTCTGGTTCCACTCGCTCGCTCTGCTCGTGTACCAGGGCATCAGTCCATCGGAAGTCTTCGCGGAACTGGCCCGGCGGAGGCGCTGA
- a CDS encoding metallophosphoesterase family protein: MRYAVFSDVHANIEALEAVLADAARRSPDAYLCLGDVVGYGPDPNACVDRVRRLGAAAIAGNHDRGAVGGLDPAAFSPLARAAIEWTARELTEENRAFLAALPDRFETPAFVAVHGSPREPVEEYILDLPTALAVFAETDFRVCLVGHTHLPVVFVRGKDGHIRAQDLRADDVVRLSGTSRYIINGGSVGQPRDGDPRAAYLIFDDGVPGVTLHRVDYPIAATQAKMTARGLPPLLSRRLAAGT, encoded by the coding sequence GTGCGCTACGCGGTCTTCTCCGATGTCCATGCCAACATCGAGGCGCTGGAGGCGGTGCTCGCGGACGCGGCCCGCCGCTCGCCGGACGCCTATCTTTGTCTCGGCGACGTGGTCGGCTACGGCCCCGATCCCAACGCCTGCGTCGACCGGGTTCGCCGCCTCGGGGCGGCCGCCATTGCCGGCAACCACGACCGCGGCGCGGTCGGCGGCCTCGACCCCGCCGCGTTCTCACCGCTCGCGCGCGCGGCCATCGAATGGACCGCGCGTGAGCTGACCGAGGAGAACCGCGCGTTCCTCGCCGCGCTGCCCGATCGATTCGAGACACCGGCGTTTGTCGCCGTGCACGGCAGCCCCCGCGAGCCCGTGGAGGAGTACATTCTCGATCTGCCGACCGCGCTTGCGGTGTTCGCCGAGACCGACTTCCGCGTGTGCCTGGTCGGGCATACGCACCTTCCGGTTGTGTTCGTGCGCGGCAAAGACGGCCACATCAGGGCGCAGGATCTCCGGGCGGACGATGTGGTGCGGCTATCCGGTACCTCCCGCTACATCATTAACGGCGGCAGCGTCGGACAGCCGCGCGACGGCGACCCCCGCGCAGCCTATCTCATCTTCGACGACGGGGTCCCGGGTGTCACGCTGCATCGCGTCGACTATCCGATCGCGGCGACGCAGGCCAAGATGACCGCGCGCGGATTGCCGCCGCTGCTGTCGCGCCGCCTCGCCGCGGGGACGTAG
- a CDS encoding S9 family peptidase, with product MSQPARRMTIDDLTAIPVLDDPRLSPDGAQVAFTVMRADRDANTYRISVWLVPAAGGAPRQLTTAPAKDTAPRWSPDGTRLVFLSDRGGDKQVWVIPVGGGEARALTAGKLSPADPVWSPDGRWIAFVGKPEPARPRGGASEPGDSDVKVIARLRYKQDGEGFWDGRWKQIFVVSADGGPARQVTGGEYDHLTPAWSPDGALLAYAGNASPDADLSNTSDIWVVPIDGGSPRPLTKSAGPASAPAWSPDGRTIAYVGHDDACWGATNWGVWTVPAAGGEPVCLTAQEDRSVGHHITTDSRVHPASGGLTWSRDGGRLVFMVADGGSTQIASIAAAPAADRAIRLETRGNHELIGCSLDGATKRVACVESDPATPGEVAVFDLGGEMRRLTDLTGPALRPLALARPERFQFESVDGWTVEGWVMRPTNPVHGPKAPCVLEIHGGPHAAYGNAFFHEFQVLAAEGYGVVYLNPRGSQGYGQRFTAATRHDWGGKDYEDLMRGLDHVLAAHSWIDPERLGVAGGSYGGFMTNWIVGHTRRFRAGVTMRSISNAYSQWGTSDLAYMKGMWEYPGDPWEAPQFYLERSPITYVRQMRTPLLILHSEQDHRCPIEQGEQLFIALKKQGVPTLFVRFPNESHDLSRNGQPRHRLERLRHIVAWFRRYLAPPGGETPALPAGARRAGAAADT from the coding sequence GTGAGCCAGCCGGCACGGCGCATGACGATCGACGACCTGACGGCTATTCCGGTGCTCGACGATCCGCGGCTGTCGCCGGACGGCGCGCAGGTGGCGTTCACGGTGATGCGCGCGGACCGCGACGCGAACACCTACCGGATCAGCGTATGGCTCGTCCCGGCCGCGGGCGGCGCGCCGCGCCAGCTGACCACAGCGCCGGCCAAGGACACCGCGCCGCGCTGGTCGCCGGACGGGACGCGCCTGGTGTTCCTGTCCGATCGCGGCGGCGACAAGCAGGTGTGGGTCATTCCGGTCGGCGGCGGCGAGGCGCGCGCCCTCACCGCGGGCAAGCTGTCGCCGGCCGACCCGGTCTGGTCGCCCGACGGGCGGTGGATCGCCTTCGTCGGGAAGCCGGAGCCGGCCCGCCCGCGAGGTGGCGCCTCCGAGCCCGGCGACTCCGATGTCAAGGTCATCGCGCGGCTTCGCTACAAGCAGGACGGCGAGGGCTTCTGGGACGGCCGCTGGAAACAGATCTTCGTCGTCTCCGCCGACGGCGGGCCCGCCCGGCAGGTCACCGGCGGGGAGTACGATCACCTCACCCCCGCGTGGTCGCCCGACGGCGCGCTGCTGGCCTACGCCGGCAACGCCTCGCCCGACGCCGATCTCAGCAACACGAGCGATATCTGGGTCGTCCCCATCGACGGCGGGTCGCCGCGCCCGCTCACCAAGAGCGCCGGCCCCGCCTCGGCCCCGGCCTGGTCCCCCGACGGCCGCACGATCGCCTATGTCGGTCACGACGACGCGTGTTGGGGCGCGACGAACTGGGGCGTGTGGACGGTGCCCGCCGCCGGGGGGGAGCCGGTCTGCCTGACCGCGCAGGAGGACCGCAGCGTGGGGCACCACATTACGACCGATTCGCGGGTCCACCCGGCCTCCGGCGGGCTGACGTGGAGCCGCGACGGCGGCCGTCTTGTGTTCATGGTGGCCGACGGCGGCAGCACGCAGATCGCGTCGATCGCCGCGGCGCCGGCAGCCGATCGTGCGATCCGCCTCGAGACGCGCGGGAACCACGAGCTGATCGGCTGCTCGCTCGACGGCGCCACGAAGCGGGTCGCCTGCGTCGAGAGCGATCCGGCGACGCCGGGCGAGGTCGCGGTCTTCGACCTCGGCGGCGAGATGCGCCGCCTGACCGACCTCACCGGACCCGCGCTGCGGCCGCTCGCGCTCGCGCGGCCCGAGCGGTTCCAATTCGAGAGCGTGGACGGCTGGACGGTGGAAGGGTGGGTGATGCGCCCCACCAATCCGGTCCACGGTCCGAAGGCGCCCTGCGTGCTGGAGATCCACGGGGGGCCGCATGCCGCCTACGGCAACGCGTTCTTCCATGAATTCCAGGTGCTGGCCGCCGAAGGGTACGGCGTCGTCTACCTCAATCCCCGCGGCAGTCAGGGGTACGGACAGCGCTTTACCGCGGCGACGCGGCACGATTGGGGAGGCAAGGATTACGAGGACCTGATGCGCGGGCTCGACCACGTGCTGGCCGCGCATTCCTGGATCGATCCCGAGCGGCTCGGCGTCGCTGGCGGCAGCTACGGCGGCTTCATGACCAACTGGATCGTCGGCCACACCAGGCGGTTCCGGGCCGGCGTCACGATGCGCAGCATCAGCAACGCCTACAGCCAGTGGGGCACGTCCGACCTCGCGTACATGAAGGGGATGTGGGAATATCCGGGCGATCCGTGGGAAGCCCCGCAGTTCTACCTTGAGCGGTCGCCGATCACGTACGTTCGCCAGATGCGGACGCCGCTGCTCATCCTCCACAGCGAGCAGGACCACCGGTGCCCGATCGAGCAGGGCGAGCAGTTGTTTATCGCCCTCAAGAAGCAGGGCGTGCCGACGCTCTTCGTGCGGTTCCCCAACGAGAGCCACGACCTCTCGCGCAACGGCCAGCCGCGTCACCGATTGGAACGGCTCCGCCACATCGTGGCGTGGTTCCGGCGCTACCTCGCGCCGCCGGGAGGCGAGACGCCGGCGCTCCCGGCCGGCGCGCGGCGCGCGGGCGCGGCCGCCGACACGTGA
- a CDS encoding cob(I)yrinic acid a,c-diamide adenosyltransferase — MTRIYTKTGDAGDTALFGGRRVPKNDPRVCAYGSVDELNAVLGLARAAGPPDSIAPVVEQLQHYLFDLGSELATPPAAAAGTSAHASHVTAAWVDALEREIDRREDTLPPLRAFILPGGTPAAAALHLARTVARRAEREIVALAAREPVNPELLKFMNRLSDLLFVLARAANHAAGRPDVEWRQTR, encoded by the coding sequence GTGACGCGCATCTACACGAAGACGGGAGACGCGGGCGATACCGCCCTGTTTGGGGGCCGGCGTGTCCCGAAGAACGATCCGCGGGTCTGCGCCTACGGGTCGGTCGACGAGTTGAACGCCGTGCTCGGCCTCGCGCGGGCGGCGGGGCCGCCGGACTCGATCGCGCCGGTCGTCGAACAACTTCAGCACTATCTCTTTGACCTCGGCTCGGAGCTGGCGACGCCTCCCGCCGCCGCGGCCGGGACGAGCGCGCACGCCAGCCACGTGACCGCCGCCTGGGTGGACGCGCTCGAGCGTGAGATCGACCGCCGCGAGGACACGCTCCCGCCGCTGCGCGCGTTCATTCTTCCGGGCGGCACCCCCGCCGCCGCGGCATTGCACCTCGCCCGCACCGTCGCCCGCCGCGCCGAGCGTGAGATCGTGGCGCTCGCCGCGCGCGAGCCGGTGAACCCGGAGCTGCTCAAGTTTATGAACCGGTTGTCGGACCTGCTGTTTGTCCTGGCGCGGGCGGCGAACCACGCCGCCGGACGTCCGGACGTGGAGTGGCGGCAGACGCGCTGA
- a CDS encoding NADP-dependent isocitrate dehydrogenase, producing the protein MAKIKVKRPIVEMDGDEMTRIIWHWIRERLILPYLDVDLKYYDLSIQRRDETDDRITVEAAHAVREHGVGVKCATITPDEARVKEFSLKQMWRSPNGTIRNILDGTIFREPIICRNVPRIVPHWDKPVVVARHGFGDQYRAQDFRFPGPGTLTVSYTPSDGGTPISREIITADGPGVVLGMFNLDSSIRGFARACFNYGLGRKYPVYLSTKNTILKAYDGRFKDLFQEIYDAEFRAKFDAAGLTYEHRLIDDMVAASLKWTGGYLWACKNYDGDVQSDTVAQGYGSLGLMTSVLASPDGKAVESEAAHGTVTRHYRLHQQGKPTSTNPIASIYAWTRGLQYRGKMDETPAVVDFALALERVCVETVESGKMTKDLAVLIGPKEPFLTTEAFMDEVDRALTRRLGAGAG; encoded by the coding sequence ATGGCGAAAATCAAGGTGAAGCGACCCATCGTCGAGATGGACGGCGACGAGATGACGCGGATCATATGGCACTGGATCCGCGAGCGGCTCATCCTGCCGTACCTCGACGTCGACCTCAAGTACTACGACCTCTCGATCCAGCGGCGCGACGAGACCGACGACCGGATCACGGTCGAGGCCGCGCACGCCGTCCGCGAGCACGGCGTCGGCGTGAAGTGCGCCACGATCACGCCGGACGAGGCGCGCGTCAAGGAGTTTTCCCTGAAGCAGATGTGGCGCAGCCCGAACGGCACGATCCGCAACATCCTCGACGGCACGATCTTCCGCGAGCCGATCATCTGCCGCAACGTGCCGCGCATCGTCCCGCACTGGGACAAACCGGTCGTGGTCGCCCGCCACGGATTCGGCGACCAGTACCGGGCGCAGGACTTCCGGTTTCCCGGGCCCGGCACGCTGACCGTCAGCTACACGCCGTCGGACGGCGGGACGCCGATCTCGCGGGAGATCATCACGGCCGACGGCCCGGGCGTTGTCCTCGGCATGTTCAACCTCGACAGCTCGATCCGGGGGTTCGCCCGCGCCTGCTTCAACTACGGCCTCGGCCGCAAATACCCGGTGTACCTCTCCACCAAGAACACGATCCTCAAGGCGTACGACGGACGCTTCAAGGATCTCTTCCAGGAGATCTACGACGCCGAGTTCCGCGCGAAGTTCGACGCCGCGGGACTCACATACGAGCATCGCCTGATCGACGACATGGTGGCCGCCAGCCTCAAGTGGACCGGCGGGTACCTCTGGGCGTGCAAGAATTACGACGGCGACGTGCAGTCCGACACGGTGGCGCAGGGCTACGGGTCGCTCGGCCTCATGACGTCGGTGCTGGCCTCGCCGGACGGCAAGGCGGTCGAGTCGGAGGCCGCGCACGGCACCGTCACGCGCCACTACCGCCTGCACCAGCAGGGCAAACCGACGTCGACGAATCCGATCGCGTCGATCTACGCCTGGACCCGCGGGCTGCAGTACCGCGGCAAGATGGACGAGACGCCCGCGGTGGTGGATTTCGCGCTCGCGCTCGAGCGCGTGTGCGTCGAGACGGTCGAGAGCGGGAAGATGACGAAAGACCTCGCGGTGCTCATCGGGCCGAAGGAGCCGTTTCTGACCACCGAGGCCTTCATGGACGAGGTCGACCGCGCGCTCACGCGCCGCCTGGGAGCCGGAGCGGGCTGA
- a CDS encoding succinate dehydrogenase yields MSDQAVHGSSAPVIPWWLQPAATVAVLTAFGIYSIWVALQGHGYVAPYLSPFYSPPVKISGIPISPAFWVLWAPLGFRATCYYYRKAYYRSYFLDPVSCMVPERRGGYTGETRFPFILSNFHRYFLYVAIIVLIFLWKDAIDTFFPNGGFAVHFGSLLFLANVILLSGYTFGCHAFRHLVGGNLDCFSCARGGLLRARLRSGVSRLTAYHAAWAWMSLFSVGLADVFVRLLGAGVITDPRLF; encoded by the coding sequence ATGAGCGATCAGGCGGTGCACGGTTCGTCTGCTCCTGTGATCCCCTGGTGGCTGCAGCCCGCCGCCACGGTCGCGGTGCTGACGGCGTTCGGCATCTACTCGATCTGGGTGGCGCTGCAGGGCCACGGCTACGTGGCGCCCTACCTGTCGCCATTCTATTCCCCGCCGGTCAAGATCAGCGGCATTCCGATCTCGCCGGCGTTCTGGGTGCTGTGGGCGCCGCTCGGCTTTCGCGCCACGTGCTATTACTACCGCAAAGCCTACTACCGCTCGTACTTCCTCGATCCGGTGTCGTGCATGGTCCCGGAGCGCCGCGGCGGCTACACCGGCGAGACGCGGTTCCCGTTCATCCTCAGCAACTTCCACCGGTACTTCCTGTACGTGGCGATCATCGTGCTGATCTTCCTCTGGAAGGACGCGATCGACACGTTCTTTCCGAACGGCGGCTTCGCGGTTCATTTCGGCTCGCTGCTGTTCCTCGCGAACGTGATTCTATTGTCCGGCTATACCTTCGGCTGCCACGCGTTCCGCCATCTCGTCGGCGGCAATCTCGACTGCTTCTCGTGCGCGCGGGGCGGACTGCTGCGCGCGCGCCTGCGGTCGGGCGTGAGCCGGCTGACGGCCTATCACGCCGCGTGGGCGTGGATGAGTCTGTTCTCGGTCGGCCTCGCCGACGTGTTCGTCAGACTGCTGGGCGCCGGGGTGATCACCGACCCGCGGCTCTTTTGA
- a CDS encoding FAD-binding protein has translation MADWYDSHEYDVVIVGAGGAGLRAAIAAAEGGASVGLVCKSLLGKAHTVMAEGGIAAALGNLDPADNWEVHFADTMRGGQMINDYRMVEIFAREAPDRVYELEHWGGLFDRTPDGRILQRPFGAHTYRRLCHVGDRTGLEMIRTLQEKAIHCGIDVHMEVTLTRLLKDGDRIAGAFGYVRETGRFVVFRAKAVVLATGGWGKLYKVTSNSWESTGDGCAMAYEAGAELMDMEMVQFHPTGMVWPPGVRGILVTEAVRGEGGILRNSEGERFMERYDPVKKDLSSRDVVARSIYKEVQAGRGTPHGGAWLDITHLGAENIKKKLPSMYDQFHKLADIDITKAPMEVAPTIHYVMGGVRVEPGTGVTTVPGLFAAGEVEAGLHGANRLGGNSLSDLIVFGKRAGEHAAQYVKGVTGTPRIDDAQADEERRLLRRPFESDGTENPYGIHESLQAIMAEHAGIARTGDGLRQGLEKLLALQERAKRMHATGSMLFNPGWHECRDVLFMLTLAEAIFRAAIERAESRGSHWRLDFPDQNPEWGRKNIIIAQENGRMAVRTRPVPQMPSELARLVQGQTVVKTVR, from the coding sequence GTGGCTGACTGGTACGACTCGCACGAATACGACGTCGTGATCGTCGGCGCGGGCGGCGCCGGACTGCGCGCGGCGATCGCCGCGGCCGAGGGCGGGGCCTCCGTCGGGCTCGTCTGCAAGTCCCTGCTCGGCAAGGCGCACACCGTGATGGCCGAGGGCGGCATCGCCGCGGCGCTCGGCAACCTGGACCCCGCGGACAACTGGGAAGTGCACTTCGCCGACACCATGCGCGGCGGCCAGATGATCAACGACTACCGCATGGTGGAGATCTTCGCCCGCGAGGCGCCCGACCGGGTCTACGAGTTGGAGCACTGGGGCGGCCTGTTCGACCGGACGCCGGACGGCCGTATTCTGCAACGGCCGTTCGGCGCGCATACCTACCGGCGGCTGTGCCACGTCGGCGACCGCACCGGCCTCGAGATGATCCGCACGCTTCAGGAAAAGGCGATCCACTGCGGCATCGACGTGCACATGGAAGTGACGCTCACCCGCCTGCTGAAAGACGGGGACCGGATCGCGGGCGCGTTTGGGTACGTGCGCGAGACCGGCCGGTTCGTCGTCTTTCGTGCCAAGGCGGTCGTGCTCGCCACCGGCGGCTGGGGCAAGCTGTACAAGGTGACCAGCAACTCGTGGGAGTCCACGGGCGACGGCTGCGCGATGGCGTACGAGGCCGGCGCGGAGCTCATGGACATGGAGATGGTCCAGTTCCATCCGACCGGCATGGTCTGGCCGCCCGGCGTCCGCGGCATTCTCGTCACCGAGGCCGTCCGGGGCGAGGGCGGGATCCTCCGCAACTCCGAGGGCGAGCGCTTCATGGAGCGCTACGACCCCGTGAAGAAGGACCTCAGCAGCCGCGACGTGGTGGCGCGGTCGATTTACAAGGAGGTCCAGGCCGGCCGCGGCACGCCGCACGGCGGCGCCTGGCTCGACATCACGCATCTCGGCGCCGAGAACATCAAGAAGAAGCTCCCGAGCATGTACGATCAGTTCCACAAACTCGCCGACATCGACATCACCAAGGCGCCGATGGAGGTCGCCCCGACGATCCACTACGTCATGGGCGGCGTGCGGGTCGAGCCCGGAACCGGCGTGACGACCGTGCCGGGACTCTTTGCCGCCGGCGAGGTGGAGGCGGGACTCCACGGCGCGAACCGGCTCGGCGGCAACTCGCTGAGCGACCTCATCGTGTTCGGCAAGCGCGCCGGCGAGCACGCCGCGCAGTACGTCAAGGGGGTCACGGGTACGCCGCGCATCGACGACGCGCAGGCGGATGAGGAGCGGCGCCTGCTCCGGCGTCCGTTCGAGAGCGACGGGACGGAGAACCCGTACGGGATTCACGAGAGCCTGCAGGCGATCATGGCGGAACACGCGGGCATCGCGCGCACCGGCGACGGCCTGCGTCAGGGCCTCGAGAAGCTGCTTGCGCTCCAGGAACGGGCGAAGCGCATGCATGCCACGGGATCGATGCTCTTCAACCCGGGCTGGCACGAGTGCCGCGACGTGCTGTTCATGCTCACGCTCGCCGAGGCGATCTTCCGAGCCGCGATCGAGCGCGCGGAGAGCCGTGGCTCCCACTGGCGGCTCGATTTCCCCGATCAGAACCCGGAGTGGGGCCGCAAGAACATCATCATCGCGCAGGAGAACGGCCGCATGGCCGTTCGCACGCGGCCGGTGCCGCAGATGCCGTCCGAACTGGCGCGGCTCGTGCAGGGCCAGACGGTCGTCAAGACGGTGCGTTAA
- a CDS encoding succinate dehydrogenase/fumarate reductase iron-sulfur subunit, with amino-acid sequence MADQIFHVFRGDANGGDLKEYAVPPMEGMVVLDAIHYIQAHHDGTLACRWNCKAAKCGSCSAEINGKPRLMCKTRVDEFHGASITVRPIKVFPLLKDLVTNVSWNYRVNKEIPPFTPAPEAPGAPPWRMAPVDVERLFEFRKCIECFLCQDVCHVLREHNGTDRYYGPRFMVRIAAMEMHPKDTLSRADLLKGKGGIGYCNITKCCEDVCPEGIHITDNAIIPLKERVADDHFDPWRALLRRFGGRKEPRGT; translated from the coding sequence ATGGCCGATCAGATCTTCCACGTGTTCCGGGGCGACGCGAACGGCGGCGACCTCAAGGAGTACGCCGTGCCGCCGATGGAGGGCATGGTCGTCCTCGACGCGATCCACTACATCCAGGCGCATCACGACGGGACGCTGGCGTGCCGGTGGAACTGCAAGGCGGCCAAGTGTGGCTCGTGCAGCGCCGAGATCAACGGCAAGCCGCGCCTCATGTGCAAGACCCGCGTCGACGAGTTCCACGGCGCGTCGATCACGGTCCGGCCGATCAAGGTGTTTCCGCTCTTGAAGGATCTCGTCACAAACGTCTCCTGGAACTACCGTGTGAACAAGGAGATCCCGCCCTTCACGCCGGCGCCGGAAGCTCCGGGCGCCCCGCCGTGGCGGATGGCGCCGGTGGACGTGGAGCGGCTCTTCGAGTTCCGGAAGTGCATCGAGTGCTTCCTCTGCCAGGACGTCTGCCACGTGCTGCGCGAGCACAACGGGACCGACCGCTACTACGGGCCGCGGTTCATGGTCCGCATCGCGGCGATGGAGATGCACCCGAAGGACACCCTGAGCCGCGCCGACCTCCTCAAGGGCAAGGGCGGCATCGGCTACTGCAACATCACGAAATGCTGCGAGGACGTCTGTCCGGAAGGCATCCACATCACGGACAACGCGATCATCCCGCTGAAGGAGCGCGTCGCGGACGATCACTTCGATCCGTGGCGCGCGCTGCTCCGCCGCTTCGGCGGCCGGAAGGAACCGCGCGGCACGTAG
- the mdh gene encoding malate dehydrogenase yields the protein MARTRAKVSIVGAGNVGHSAAQWIVSRRLADVVLVDVIEGMPQGKALDLNEAGPIEGFDLRVIGTNRYDETEGSDVVVIVAGVARKPGMSREDLLNVNAGIVRNVTQEVTKRSPGACLIVVTNPLDAMVYLAYKVSGFAPERVMGQSGALDGTRFRTFIAEAAGVSVLDVSAMVVGAHSDTHMVPLASQATIGGLPLAKWLPADRIAALVERTRKGGAEIVNLLKTGSAFFAPGAAITQMIEAILLDRKRVLPVSAYLTGQYGVRDLYVGTPVVLGAAGIERILEAPLSGDERTAFDAAVASIRENVALLKL from the coding sequence GTGGCACGCACCCGCGCGAAAGTCTCCATCGTCGGCGCCGGCAACGTCGGACATTCCGCCGCCCAGTGGATCGTCTCCCGGCGGCTGGCCGACGTGGTGCTCGTCGACGTGATCGAGGGCATGCCCCAGGGCAAGGCCCTCGATCTCAACGAGGCCGGTCCGATCGAGGGCTTCGACCTGCGCGTCATCGGGACCAACCGGTACGACGAGACCGAGGGCTCCGACGTCGTGGTCATCGTCGCCGGCGTGGCGCGGAAGCCCGGCATGAGCCGCGAAGATCTTCTCAACGTGAACGCCGGGATCGTCCGCAACGTGACCCAGGAAGTCACGAAGCGGTCGCCGGGCGCCTGCCTCATCGTCGTGACGAACCCGCTGGACGCGATGGTCTATCTCGCCTACAAGGTCAGCGGGTTTGCCCCGGAGCGCGTGATGGGGCAGAGCGGCGCGCTCGACGGCACTCGGTTCCGGACGTTCATCGCCGAGGCCGCCGGCGTTTCCGTGCTGGACGTCTCGGCGATGGTCGTCGGGGCCCACAGCGATACGCACATGGTCCCGCTGGCGAGCCAGGCCACGATCGGCGGGCTGCCGCTCGCCAAATGGCTGCCGGCCGACCGGATCGCGGCGCTCGTGGAGCGTACGCGCAAGGGCGGCGCCGAGATCGTCAATTTGTTGAAGACCGGCAGCGCATTTTTCGCGCCCGGCGCGGCGATCACGCAGATGATCGAGGCGATCCTGCTCGACCGCAAGCGCGTGCTGCCGGTCTCCGCGTATCTCACGGGGCAGTACGGCGTGCGCGACCTCTACGTCGGCACGCCGGTCGTGCTCGGGGCCGCGGGCATCGAGCGTATCCTCGAAGCGCCGCTGTCGGGCGACGAGCGCACGGCCTTCGACGCCGCGGTGGCGAGCATCCGCGAAAACGTCGCGCTGCTCAAGCTGTAG
- the sucC gene encoding ADP-forming succinate--CoA ligase subunit beta codes for MKLHEYQAKEVFARYGLPVQTGTVIDRPDAVRGLSIQYPVVVKAQVLVGGRGKAGGVKLAKTPAEAEAHARAILGMDIKGERVGRVLVVPAADIEAEYYLAFVTDRAARRVAGIASAAGGVEIETVARESPEKIARLDVDPCLGVPSFVARGLGRRLGFSGTLLEEFTRIAAILYRLYWDEDADLAEINPLARVGGHLLCVDAKLVLDDNAAYRHRDLPPSEEMTPLEREAREHGLAYVELEGDIAVIGNGAGLVMSTLDLLAHFGGRAANFLDVGGGASEEGMQTAIELVQRKPGVRALFINIFGGITRCDDIARGIVKRPPRVPASIRLTGTNEVEAREILKTAGITAGIDPEEGARAAVALAKGAGGASGSAAKGGPR; via the coding sequence ATGAAACTGCACGAGTACCAGGCCAAAGAGGTCTTCGCCCGCTACGGCCTGCCCGTTCAGACCGGCACCGTGATCGACCGCCCCGACGCCGTGCGCGGTCTGTCGATCCAATATCCCGTGGTCGTGAAGGCGCAGGTGCTGGTCGGCGGCCGCGGCAAAGCGGGCGGCGTCAAGCTGGCCAAGACCCCGGCCGAGGCGGAGGCGCACGCGCGGGCCATCCTCGGGATGGACATCAAGGGCGAGCGCGTCGGGCGCGTCCTCGTCGTCCCCGCCGCGGATATCGAGGCGGAGTACTATCTCGCGTTCGTCACTGACCGCGCGGCCCGCCGGGTCGCCGGCATCGCATCGGCGGCCGGCGGCGTCGAGATCGAGACCGTCGCCCGGGAATCGCCGGAGAAGATCGCGCGGCTCGACGTCGATCCGTGTCTCGGCGTGCCGTCCTTCGTCGCGCGCGGCCTCGGCCGGCGCCTGGGCTTCAGCGGGACGCTGCTCGAGGAGTTCACCCGCATCGCCGCGATTCTCTACCGGCTGTACTGGGACGAGGACGCCGACCTCGCGGAGATCAATCCGCTCGCCCGCGTCGGCGGCCACCTCCTCTGCGTGGACGCTAAGCTCGTGCTCGACGACAACGCGGCCTACCGGCACCGCGATCTTCCGCCGTCCGAGGAGATGACGCCCCTCGAGCGCGAGGCGCGCGAGCACGGCCTGGCCTACGTCGAGCTCGAGGGCGACATCGCGGTGATCGGCAACGGCGCGGGGCTCGTCATGAGCACGCTCGACCTCCTCGCGCACTTCGGCGGCCGGGCGGCCAACTTTCTCGACGTCGGCGGCGGCGCGAGCGAAGAGGGCATGCAGACGGCGATCGAGCTCGTCCAGCGCAAGCCCGGCGTGCGCGCGCTGTTCATCAACATCTTCGGCGGGATCACCCGCTGCGACGACATCGCGCGCGGCATCGTGAAGCGCCCGCCGCGCGTGCCGGCGAGCATCCGGCTGACCGGGACGAACGAGGTGGAGGCGCGCGAGATTCTGAAAACGGCCGGCATCACGGCCGGCATCGACCCGGAGGAGGGCGCCCGCGCCGCGGTGGCGCTCGCGAAAGGCGCCGGCGGTGCGTCCGGCTCGGCCGCCAAGGGAGGGCCGCGCTGA